The Equus quagga isolate Etosha38 chromosome 2, UCLA_HA_Equagga_1.0, whole genome shotgun sequence genome has a window encoding:
- the CBLN3 gene encoding cerebellin-3, which produces MLGAKRHWAPGPSLSLGLPLALLLLSLEAGWAQEGAEPVLLEGECLVVCEPGRAAAGGPGGAALGEAPPGRVAFAAVRSHHHEPAGEINNGTSGAIYFDQVLVNEGGGFDRASGSFVAPVRGVYSFRFHVVKVYNRQTVQVSLMLNTWPVISAFANDPDVTREAATSSVLLPLDPGDRVSLRLRRGNLLGGWKYSSFSGFLIFPL; this is translated from the exons ATGCTGGGAGCAAAGCGACACTGGGCACCAGGTCCCTCACTCAGCCTTGGGCTGCCCTTGGCCCTGCTGCTTCTGTCCCTGGAGGCTGGGTGGGCCCAGGAGGGGGCAGAACCGGTCCTATTGGAGGGCGAGTGCCTGGTGGTCTGTGAACCGGGCCGAGCTGCTGCTGGGGGCCCCGGGGGagcagccctgggagaggcaCCCCCTGGAAGAGTCGCATTTGCTGCAGTCCGGAGCCACCACCATGAGCCGGCAGGGGAGATCAACAACGGCACTAGTGGGGCCATCTACTTCGACCAG GTCCTAGTGAACGAGGGCGGTGGCTTTGACCGGGCCTCAGGCTCCTTCGTGGCTCCTGTCCGGGGCGTCTACAGCTTCCGGTTCCATGTGGTGAAGGTGTACAACCGCCAAACCGTCCAG GTGAGCCTGATGCTGAACACATGGCCTGTCATCTCAGCCTTTGCCAACGACCCTGACGTGACCCGGGAGGCAGCCACCAGCTCTGTGCTACTGCCCCTGGACCCCGGGGACCGGGTGTCCCTGCGCCTGCGTCGGGGGAACCTGCTGGGTGGCTGGAAATATTCAAGTTTTTCTGGCTTCCTCATTTTCCCACTCTGA
- the KHNYN gene encoding protein KHNYN, with protein MPTWGAGSPSPDRFAVCAEAEAKVRERQPHVERIFSVRMSVLPKDCPENPHIWLQLEGPKENASRAKEYLKGLCSPELQNEIHYPPKLHCIFLGAQGFFLDCLAWSTSAHLVPGAPGSLLVSGLTEAFVMAQSRVEELVERLSWDFRPGPAPGAGVLRDFSALLPAQGDAHREALLQLPLAVQEELLSLVREAARGQGPQPLPSWNVGSPGPLGAQHQGVRALLSEGRESLDTGPMGLQGSRGERHVVEMEGGKQAGLREMDLGWKELPGEEAWEREVAFRSQSWGGEAGQAGPLKGKALGKEEASQERGRFCVQGEPPGAQGPYQRVAPLRGASLLQRLHNGKASPPRVPSPPPAPEPPWHCGDRGDRGDRGDKQPVVARGRGSPWKRGTRGGNLVTGTQRFQEALQDPFTLCLANVPGQPDLRHIVIDGSNVAMVHGLQHHFSSRGIAIAVQYFWDRGHRDITVFVPQWRFSKDSKVREGHYLQKLYSLSLLSLTPSRVMDGKRISSYDDRFMVKLAEETDGIIVSNDQFRDLAEESEKWMAIIRERLLPFTFVGNLFMVPDDPLGRHGPMLDEFLKKPARAQGSSKAQHPSRGFAEHGNQQQGRKEEEKGSSGIRKTRETERLRRQLLEVFRGQDHKVDFILQREPHCRDINQLSEALLSLNF; from the exons ATGCCTACCTGGGGGGCTGGCTCGCCGTCCCCTGACCGCTTTGCGGTGTGTGCGGAGGCCGAGGCCAAGGTGCGGGAGCGGCAACCCCACGTGGAGCGCATCTTCAGCGTGAGGATGAGCGTCCTCCCGAAGGACTGTCCCGAGAACCCTCACATCTGGCTGCAGCTGGAGGGCCCGAAGGAGAACGCCAGCAGAGCCAAG GAGTACCTGAAGGGTCTCTGCAGCCCGGAGCTGCAGAATGAAATCCACTACCCACCCAAACTGCACTGCATCTTCCTGGGAGCCCAGGGCTTCTTCCTGGATTGCTTGGCCTGGAGCACGTCAGCACACCTCGTGCCTGGGGCACCCGGCTCGCTGCTGGTCAGTGGCCTGACTGAGGCCTTCGTCATGGCTCAGAGCCGAGTGGAGGAGCTGGTGGAACGGCTGAGCTGGGACTTCcggccagggccagcccctggagccGGAGTGCTAAGAGACTTCTCTGCCTTGCTGCCGGCCCAGGGGGACGCCCACAGAGAGGCCCTGCTGCAGCTGCCCCTGGCTGTCCAGGAGGAGCTGCTGAGCCTGGTGCGGGAGGCAGCCAGGGGGCAGGGGCCCCAACCACTCCCTTCCTGGAATGTGGGAAGCCCAGGCCCACTGGGTGCTCAGCACCAGGGAGTAAGAGCTCTTCTGAGTGAAGGCAGGGAGTCTCTGGACACTGGACCTATGGGGCTGCAAGGGTCAAGGGGGGAGAGACATGTTGTGGAGATGGAGGGGGGCAAGCAGGCTGGTCTCAGGGAGATGGATTTGGGGTGGAAAGAGCTGCCTGGGGAAGAGGCCTGGGAGAGAGAAGTGGCCTTCAGGTCCCAGTcatggggaggagaggcagggcaggcagggcccctgaaagggaaggccctggggaaggaggaggcgtCTCAGGAAAGAGGAAGGTTCTGTGTCCAGGGGGAGCCTCCTGGTGCCCAAGGTCCCTATCAGAGGGTAGCTCCGCTCCGGGGGGCCTCCCTCCTGCAGCGGCTCCACAATGGGAAAGCCTCACCTCCAAGAGTGCCCAGCCCCCCACCTGCTCCTGAACCCCCGTGGCACTGTGGCGACCGAGGAGACCGAGGAGACAGGGGAGACAAGCAGCCCGTCGTGGCTCGAGGTCGGGGGTCTCCATGGAAACGAGGCACCCGGGGGGGCAACTTGGTGACTGGCACACAGCGTTTCCAGGAGGCCCTACAGGACCCTTTCACCCTGTGCCTTGCCAATGTGCCTGGCCAGCCGGACCTCCGCCATATTGTCATTGATGGCAGCAACGTGGCCATGGT TCACGGCCTCCAGCACCACTTCTCCAGCCGGGGCATTGCCATTGCTGTGCAGTACTTCTGGGACCGTGGCCACCGCGACATAACTGTCTTTGTGCCTCAGTGGCGTTTCAGTAAGGATTCCAAGGTCAGAG AGGGTCACTACCTGCAGAAGCTGTACTCCCTCAGCCtgctctccctcactccctcccgaGTCATGGATGGCAAGAGGATCTCCTCCTATGATGACAG GTTCATGGTGAAGCTGGCTGAAGAGACCGATGGGATCATTGTCTCCAATGACCAGTTCCGGGACCTGGCGGAGGAGTCTGAGAAGTGGATGGCAATCATCAGAGAGCG CCTCCTGCCCTTCACCTTCGTGGGAAACCTCTTTATGGTCCCTGATGACCCATTGGGGCGACATGGCCCCATGCTGGATGAGTTCCTGAAGAAGCCAGCCAG GGCACAGGGGTCTTCTAAGGCTCAGCATCCTTCTAGGGGCTTTGCAGAACATGGTAATCAGcagcagggaagaaaagaagaggaaaaaggcagTAGTGGTATCCGGAAGACCCGGGAGACAGAGCGGCTCCGGCGCCAGCTGCTGGAGGTATTTCGGGGCCAGGATCACAAAGTGGACTTCATCCTGCAGCGGGAGCCGCACTGCCGGGACATCAACCAGCTCTCTGAGGCCCTGCTCAGTCTCAACTTTTGA
- the SDR39U1 gene encoding epimerase family protein SDR39U1, whose protein sequence is MRVLVGGGTGFIGTALTQLLKARGHEVTLISRKPAPGRITWDELATSGLPRCDAAINLAGENILNPLRRWNEAFQKEVLSSRLETTHLLARAITKAPHPPQAWVLVTGVAYYQPSPTAEYDEDSPGGDFDFFSNLVTKWEAAARLPGDSTRQVVVRSGVVLGRGGGAIGHMLLPFRLGLGGPIGSGHQFFPWIHIGDLVGILAHAVEASHVQGVLNGVAPASTTTNAEFAQALGAALGRPAFIPLPSTVVQAVFGQERAIMLLEGQKVVPRRTLASGYQYSFPELGAALKEVVA, encoded by the exons ATGCGGGTGCTTGTGg GTGGCGGGACGGGCTTCATTGGAACAGCCCTAACCCAGCTGCTGAAAGCCAGGGGCCACGAAGTGACATTGATCTCCCGAAAGCCCGCGCCGGGTCGGATCACGTGG GATGAACTCGCTACGTCGGGGCTGCCCCGCTGCGACGCTGCCATCAACCTGGCCGGAGAGAACATCCTCAACCCTCTCCGAAG ATGGAATGAAGCCTTCCAAAAAGAGGTTCTCAGCAGCCGCCTGGAGACCACCCACCTGCTGGCTAGAGCCATCACCAAGGCCCCACACCCCCCACAGGCCTGGGTCTTAGTCACAGGCGTAG CTTACTACCAGCCCAGCCCGACTGCGGAGTATGATGAGGACAGCCCTGGAGGGGATTTTGACTTTTTCTCCAACCTCGTAACCAAATGGGAAGCTGCAGCCAGGCTTCCAGGAGATTCTACACGCCAGGTGGTGGTGCGCTCCG GAGTTGTGCTGGGCCGCGGGGGCGGTGCCATTGGTCACATGCTGCTGCCCTTCCGCCTGGGCCTGGGGGGCCCCATCGGCTCAGGCCATCAGTTCTTCCCCTGGATTCACATTGGGGACCTGGTGGGAATCCTGGCTCATGCCGTTGAAGCAAGCCACGTACAGGGGGTCCTGAATGGAGTAGCTCCAGCCTCCACTACTACAAATGCTGAGTTTGCCCAGGCCTTGGGCGCAGCCCTGGGCCGCCCAGCCTTCATCCCTCTCCCCAGCACTGTGGTGCAAGCTGTCTTTGGGCAAGAGCGTGCCATCATGCTGCTGGAAGGCCAAAAGGTGGTCCCCCGGCGGACACTGGCCTCTGGCTACCAGTATTCCTTCCCAGAGCTGGGGGCTGCCTTGAAGGAGGTTGTAGCCTAA